The sequence below is a genomic window from Chelmon rostratus isolate fCheRos1 chromosome 24, fCheRos1.pri, whole genome shotgun sequence.
GGTGTGCATTTTTCAATACCTTTCCAGTGCGCTCAGCCCAGTCTGCTACTTCCTGATCCCCaatctgctctctgctgtggtGTTCCCGCATGTTTCTGCAATAAGCCTCCACCTACTCGACCTGGAGGGGAACAAGGAAGGATTGCAGCGGCTGAGGATGAATACGGAGGACCTGGCACTCAGTCTGCTCCATCAAGTATAGgatttttagttgtttttttttttgtcagttgaCATTTTTTCACCATATCAGAAGGAAAATTAAAGCCATCTTACTTTATTCACAGGTGACCATTCACACAGATCTGGAGCAGGCCTTCCAGGAAGCAGATGTCATTCTACTGCTGGATGAGGGGTGGTCTGATGACAGCGACTCAGGGAACaagaatgaggaggagaagaagaggataAACAGGATCTCAGACAGGTGCAAAGAGTATGGACAACTGATTGATATGAGGGCCAACAAGGAGGTGAAGGTGATCGTGTCTGGTGACTCATTTGTCAACCTGAGATGCTCACTTCTTTTGGACAACGCATGCTCCATCAACAGCCACCAATTTGTTGCTGTGGCAACTCAGCTGGAGAATGAAGCCAGGGCCATCATTGCAAAGAAGCTGAAAGTGAAGAGTTCAGGTAGCTAATGTTAAATCCCACTCTCAGTTTAGTGCAACTGATTcatgtttatatactgtatattcatacagcatccctcttcctctgctctaGATATTACAAACGTCATTGTGTGGGGGAACATCAGTGGTAGTTTCTACATTGACCTGCAGAGGGCGAAAGTCTTCAACTATGATGGGGCAATCAAAGGACCGGCTTTCTTCTCCCAACCTGTCCAAAAAATACTTTATGAAAGGTTTGCAATGACATGCAAAAGTGCTTCAGCCTCCTAGTTCAAAAGTAGAGGTGTGCTTTAAATGATAAATTCATAATGGATTATCTAATCAATCATTGTTGCACTCCAGCCATCTGCCACTTTGGCAGGCTAAACAAACCAAATATAAGGTCTGGTGCTTGTCTTTCATCAAGTTATAAAACCGCCTCCCCAACCATACCCTGTTGTGACTTCAGTCTGTGCCAGTGTTGGTTGCACAATACAATCGCAGTCTGACTGCCCTGTTCAAAAACATCCTGTGCTGGGATATGCCAAAAAGCCAataatctctttctctcttccagtAAATGGTTGGAAACAGACTTTCAAGACTTAGTATGCTGTCAGCGTGCAGCTGTGGCTTCAAAGACCTGCCGAGCAGCTGCCATGTCAGCCGCCAATGGGATCCTCGCTGTCCTTAAGGCTTGGAATGGCATTTGTGGTTCGAATGAAGTGTTCTCAATGGGTGTGCTTTGCTCAGGTGACGATGCAGCCCAGCACAATGTGTGACAAAATGATCTCAGACATTATTTTAAGATAAATTTTAAATAAGGGATCCAAATCCATATTTTATCTGTGATTTCGACTGATCTGGTCAGTGCTGAAAGTTTGATCTGTCTTTGGCTACTTGTAGGCTACTTCAACGTCCCAGATGGCATTGTCCTCTCAGTTCCAGTCACCTTCAGAGATGGAAAATGGTCTGTCCTGTTTGATGTGACAGTTGGACACAAGTTGAAGGAGAGACTTCAGCTTTCCGCAACTGAACTCACGCAGGTATGTCACAAAGATGATGATGTTGCACAACACACAGTTTCATAGCGACAATCTGTTGTTACCACTTTAACATATGGTCTTTTCAAAATTCAAAAGCTActaaaaacttgtttttctttcccaggAAAAAGAACTTGGATCAGAAAATTGCAGGATGCAGAATAAAGATGTCAGTTGATAGACAAAAAAGTTTTCCTGTAAACCTAAAAGAAATCAGGTGTATATTGATCAGACAGACTAAAAGCATAGGTTAGAAGTTGGTGAAAACAATCAAAGGAAACAATCCAGATAAACTTCAATGCCACATCTCaagtttgtttcagtttgttcttTTATTCTCTTACTTTCACATGTGGAGTTGCAGTTTTATTTTACCAGTTTCATGACAAGAAATCTTTTCCGCTTTGTGAAACTCATCCATAGCcgttttatttttagatgtaAAAGATCAAACTGAGTACTTTAtggaaaaaggagaaattagaaaatatattccttttttaaaattgtacaGTTCAGTAAGTGCCTTTCTTATAGTTCAAGAAGCAATATTTTAAGCATATAACACACTACTACCATCCACAAACTAGTCTGTTAATATCCTTCTCTGTATCTGATGTTATCACTTGCCACCCATTTCCATTTACAGTTGGGTAGTCTTTTAAAAATGAGGACACATCAAAACTTGTATTCCTCTGGTTGGTAATTAAATcttaaacaaactgaatttaatgGGCTCTTTTGACCTGAAACATTCaaattggttttttttttttcttacaaattGTGCGGTACTTTGTCAGTTGACAAGGAGAACTTGAACATGGTGCTGTTTTTACATGCAGAATATACACATTCTTTTATAGCATTTCTACACTATACACAAGGAGGCATTGACTGGAAAAAGGAAAGATTAGTACAAATACAGTGCACTACGACAAGTCGGGAAATGGACACATCTTCTGCAATGCTATACTCAATTTGTACAACCCACCCCTGAGATTTGGATGCTGAGTGGTTTACAAAAGCAAAACCGGCCTTTTCATACAGTCAAGCGTAGTGCTAGATTTCTTTTTGTCATGTCAGCAATTTTCCACAAATCCCCTGCAGCGGCCAGACACATACATGTGTATTTTAACGAACTGAAAGAAAATCTGCTCCAGTAAAAATAACACTCTTTTGAAACCTCAATTATTGATCATGGTAAATACATGCGTGATGCATGGCATGCATGGACTTGTCATGGCACAAAGGAGGTTATTTGGTAAATATTATGTACATATCCCAGTGATGACTATACATGTACAAATAGTTGGGTATAGATGGGCCTCTCACAAGAAGCCTGTGTTTTTCAACAAAGACCAAGAAGAAATTCAATTACATATGGatgtatgaaataaaattctgttcacaaaaaattaataaaaatgaggCAACAGTCACAGGAGGGAATTCAGGAACATTTCTTTTAGCGTACCACACCAATGTCACTTATGTGTTTGGTAAAGATCTACTAATTGTCAACATCCAACAAtgttttaatttccatttccagGCAACAAGTGAAAGATCACAAATGACTGAATGCACCTGTCCAAACTGTAATGCTGGAGATCTTGGAAGTACAGATAAAGTGAAGGACAATATTACTGTTTTACTAACTCTGGGAATACGTAACTACATTTCAAACCTGCACGTCCACGGCGTCATCATTAAAACAATTATACAATCATTATGGGCAACTCTGACTTGGGCAACTCTCCCATCAGCTCAACAATAAAGTTTCACCGACTGACtgttaaattaaataatttataGCATATATTAATAGTTATATAATCCAACAAGTCAACTCTTCATAACACCACTGGGATAAACATCTGCTTCTGAACGAGAGCAGGGTGGAAGGGTTTGCCAAGGTAGAAAATAAAGGCATCGTTACTGCAACATGAGACTAACCGTAGACAACTTTTTCCCTCAGTGAGAAATTTGTTGCTAATTTATCAAGCAAATTTCGATGCTATATGGTCAAGCAAAACCAGATTCTATCAGGCCTGCAGGCAGAATAACACCACAAAACAACTCTACTGTAAATGCATTACTGATGATTCTTTGCTCTATTTGTGTATTTACGTATACAGATCAAAGCTGTATTGTTGTGAGTGCCAATTGATAGTAGCTGATGATACTGTTAATGTGATGGTGTTGGACTAGAAACAACTCAGATACCGAGGCTGAACAGACCCTTGTAATGAGAGGCGATGAAGAGTAATCTCAACCATCTGCCACGCAATCATCAACCGACAGTATTAAATGACAAActctttaataaatgttttgtaTATAGCAGTATGTATGGATATAATgtaatgtacaaataaaaacaaaacagctgggGGTGGGGGCAGGGGGAGGCAAAAGGGAAGCTATGACTGTGGTTGATGCTTAGGAGATGGAGGTGTCTCTGGGGCTCCTGAGGCTCCTCCCACCACCTGTCTATCAGAGCTAAGGCCCAGCCCTTCATCCAACAGCTCCAGTTCACTTTGGTCCAGAAGCTCAAAGTCCTCTTCCTCGGTTGGAACTAGTGTGTCGTCAGGTATCTCCTCGCCGTCGCCGCTCTCTTTCGTAATCGCCTCATCCAGGTCCTCATCAGCCCCCAGTGCCCCTACTGTAGCAATTGTAGTGTCAGCAGTGGCGTCGGTTGGTTGGGTGGCGGTCTCCAGAGCACCTGGTGGGGTTTCAGTGGGCAGGAACTCAGCCAGGGAGGGCTCCTCGCTGGCCTCACTGGAGCGCAGGAGGGCTGACAGAGTGTTCTGCACCACAGTGGAGATGGCTGTGCTCACTATCTCCTCGCTCAAGGCCTCCAAGGAGCGCTGTGCGCCCTGAGCtaccttctcctctcccccctgcttccctgcttcctctcctgcagctggcACGGGCAACACTCCTTGCTCACCCCCAGGGGGCCGTCCATGTCCGTTGAAGTGcgtgttcacaaagtggagCGGAGATGCTAGGTGCTGGATAAGGAGGCTGGCGGGGCTCAACAGTTCCCCCTCTGATTGAGCAGCTGCCTGGGCTCCGTCACCCTGGCTGGGGCCTCGCAGAGGGAAGTGGAGCAGGTTGTGCTCCATGGACGGGAACTCCTCAACTGAGGGGAACTCAGGGAGATCCCGCAGGTAGGACTCCTCTGGGTCACTGTGTAAACTCTGCTGATCCAGATCTGTAGGAGAGATAAGACagccaaaccaaaaaaaaaaaaaaaagggaaaaaagaatcTAACTCAACTGATTTGAGCATCTAAGCCAAATGTAATTTAGAGAACACGACACAAACCATGTTGCTTTTGGTTttaagaagaagacaaagaaaataactAAATTAACTGTTAAATATACCAGGAATGGAGGGCAAATAACAAAAGAGACGACGTAACGGCAACAAATCACAAATATATggtgctgtgtttatttgagtGCAGACTTGAGATGTAATTACCCCGCTAAAAGAAAACCACTGATTCACAGAACCAGTCAAGCATGACAAGGAGAAACACACTTCTGCATGAACTCTTCATTTAACTGATtctttaaaacagcagttttctgctGATAAGATGATCAAGTGAAACTCACTCGGCAGTGATCATACATCAGCAAAGCCTCCGCTGACTGATGACTAAATTTCTGTTGCCTCACAACAACGACGACTTCTGTATGGGCACAAAGTGAAGTGCGGCGCTGATACGGGTGATCACTTACCTTCAGAGAAGTCAGTGAGTTGAGGAGTGGTGGCTCTGGACACAGAGAAGCCTCCACTCTCCAAGATGGAAGCCTCCTCATCTGATAACTCTGAGTCTGTGATGGCCATCGCCAGAGCCGTGGTCTTCACATCCACCTGAACAACAAAACCACAGCGTTTTATCACTGCTgaaacacaaatgtctcatctttttcataaaaaatgatgaacagATGAACATGAGTGAGTTTTTGCATCAAGACTCCATTATACACGTTCTATGGCCTTACAGGACTGAGAATCACAGCAATTTGATAAATTACTGTCATTTACCTTTAAATTCTTAGTCAGCATTGTATTCTGCAGGTCTTAATTCCTTCCATAGACACACCGTAGTGACTGAATGCCTGACATGACATCACTACTGTCAGCTACCGATTGGAGCTACATATGTCCCATAGTTGCGCTAACGGAATGTGGTCGTACTTGAAATATATTCTTTGAAGCCATTTACTTCACCACATTACAGAGCAACGCTCCCATTCCAGCTAAGACAATACAATCAACACATATTCTACTCTATCTCTCACTCTACTATCGCTTTCATTGTTGATCGTATTAATTCCTTCATTAAAGTCTGCCCCATATGTCAGTGTAATATGCATGTGTCCATACCGTCGGGGCGAAACAGGACAGCTCCTCCTCACTCTCGCTCTCCGTTTCAGCTCTTGGCTCATCCCCCTCATCCATCTCCTTCTTCACCtctgttaaaacacacatatgcgCTTTTAAAACGTCATCCTGGACAAGGAAATGCATATGAGCTGTACATGATGATACAGTGACAAATGCCTGTAAGAACTGATTCAAAAGCAGAGTGGCACTCAGTTTTACGTGATAGAATTAGCAACAGTATCCGTGTAAGTATAACATGTTGTTACACTGGGAGATATGGGAGTGAGGTACAAATGTAACCAGAGAAACTTAGATTCATGCTTTCTTGATATTCaacactgttttatttacacaatCATGTAACACATGGTGACACAGCGGCTATTCAGTGTGCGTTTGCAGTGGATTCTGTCTCAGGTTTCATATCAGTAAGCGTGAAAAGAAAGGTGATCTACATCGAGCCAAAACTCAGGCTCCTTGTGTAACACTTCCTCTTTGCATGCTTAAATCCTGTATTAATGTTGcaaacacaggtgtgtgttttaacagctGCTGGACTTTAATTTGACGTAATGCACACAAGCTAAGCCAAAAGCTATAGACTGAAGGTGTCACAGTGGCACTCACTCCTCTTGTCGTGCTTGCGGTGCTCTGTATCTCCCTTCATGCTGTAGTCCAGCTTCATCAGGATTGGCTCCAAGCCCGTGTACATCCTCTGGATCAGCTCATGGTACACCACCAGCGGCCACAACAGCACACTCAGGACTGAACAGGTGCatagacaaaacaaacaggtaTCAAAGCAAGATGCTACAAATGCACATAGAGTGCATAAAAAAGGGCTGATTTTGTAAGGAGGATCGAGTTATGAATGAGGTATAACGAGATACATTTTAACAGTGTATGTAAATTACTCCAAAATAAGACAagatattaaaatataaataatgcaAGGAATACAATGAACTATTTGACAGACATTAACCTGGACCAAGGGATTCCTGATATTTAGTCAATACATCAACAAGGAATGCAGAAAATGTACTTCCTCAATTGCCTGCAATTACTACCTATTATCACACACCCTGTTTGTCACGATGAgcaaacaaccttttttttttttttttaatgtcaattAGGCAAGAGGTGACTCACCTATAATATAGGAGATCATGATTCCTGGTACATAATGTCCCACCACAGCAAGAACAAAACAGCCACTGCACATCATCATGCAGAActgggaaacaaaacaagtaagACAAATAAGGCTACACCTGCAAAGTGCAAGGTGCACAATATGTGCATGTGGAAAGTGGCCtttctgcaggtgtgtttgtgtatgataGAGGAGAATGTCTGGACGACTTCTCGCAACTGCAGCACCTGCTGACATCAGACAGTTTGCATCGTGCCTCATAGATTCCCATActtacaaatacatttttagtcTGTTGCACAAGCTAAGCAGCAATGTTGATTTTTACACACAATATTTTACAGAGTCcctttgactttattttctgcagATAATGCTGAATTTGCAATTGCACTGTTTAACCAGATATACAAACATTCTAGGTGTCTGAAATATGTGACACTGTTCATAATTCTTGTACATTCTTTTCCTGGAGTTTTAATGTGCAGAGTCAAAGGTCATTACCTTGCCATGGTTTTGCCGTTTGTACTGCAGCATCTCCTGCAAGTACAGGCAGCAGGTCAGGTAGCTCTCTGCCAGGTGGTGGCTGAGCTCAGGGATGCTGAGCAGACGCTGCTCCCCGCTCATTGTTTCACTGTATGCAAACAAGAACACACATAAATACGGGAAGAGAGTCACAAAGTCAAcactaagacacacacagatgaacacaaATACAGCCTGAAATTTGTTCTGATGATATGGTGTGATGTGGGACTTCACGCTGTTTGAATTTCACAGACGCTCTAATTTTGAATTACTACAGGATATGAAGACTGTAGTGTTGTAAAGACACCCATATTACAAATAATCTGTTTATCATGTACACACTACACACCTTTGTACAGGGTGAGCCTCTGCATGCTGAACTGCAGTAGGAGAAAGACACAATTAGCGGcagatcaaacaaaaaaaagtattttattaaGCATAATTCTCATTACTGTACAGCCTCGAGGGGTGAACAGGTTCTTTTACAAATTTTGCTTTCCAGGTTCATGCCCGTGGGCctttgaacattaaaaaaatgtgtattttgccACATTTGATTCAGTGGTTACGATGCAGTGAGCTTGATTGCATGTTTATTGAAAAATAAGGTAATCCAACACTGGCTGCGTACAGGAAAACACTGGCTCCATCAGAATGTCGTATGCATTACGAAACACTATGCTGGAACACTTTTTCATACAAATATTTAGAGGAttgcccaaaaaaaaaaaaaaaaaaaacactacaaaaaaCTTATCCAGagtgaaaatgattttgaaaGTAAATAGCATTATGACTCTGAACAATTTAACGCATCTACTGGAAACCTCTGCAAGGATGGTGTTAATGCAAGTTAAATGAAAGTATTTTAAGTAAATCACAAGCAGATCAATACACACTGTGTAAACCCTGACAAAGTCACAGCAGGCTTTTCCATCCAGTGAAAATACTGTGTTCAACTAATATTTTAGTTCTGCAACAGAGGACATTTGCTTAGGCAATGAGTAACAAAACCTGAGGACCACATTGAAATGCACAAAGGCCTGGGCTTACCAGTAATGATGGGCAACTTGGGCTTCCATCTCTCCAGTAGCATTAGTCCCAGCAGGGACATACTCAACAGGAACAGAGGCCGCAGGGAGGTGGATGACAGGAGCCTGTGGAGACACATAAATAAGCAGCCTACCAATCTTCTTTTATGCAACGCATACACttagaaatataataaatatacatataacGTGAAACTCGCCTGCAAATTAGACTTCCATCGACACAGTACCTGTGTCAGTTGGCTGTTACTGACAGCTGGTTAGCAAGGCCTGGGCCACTCGGCATGACATGAGTGTTTGTTAGGATTAAGCTGACAAAAGCTGACGAGTGCAACAACTCAAAATAACTACAGGTTGTCTATTTTGTCAACGCTCTTATGTTCCTCCTAATAAAGTTTTATGCGTGACGCTACATTTTCCGTGCTGAAAATGAAGTTTTGACTAGCTTGCAAGCTACGTTAGCAATGAGCTAAAGACGTGGGATTAGCTAACTTATTTTGACATTCACTCGTAATAGCCTCGCTGACGTTAGCCAGGTGGCTAATGGTTTTCAAAATAACCTTACAGAGCTGTCAAAAAGGTGGAAAACGTGTTAAAACACGGACTCGACGTTTACCAGAATAAAGTGTTGAGTGTCAGGGCGACAGAGATGCTGTACAACGGCCTCTCCCAGACCAGGAGCCTCTGCACCCATAGCAGCAGGGGCTCATACTGCGATAGCCAACCCTGAAGACGCTCCCGCAGGCGGACGAGCTCCGGGTTTACGTCCCCGCTGGCCTGCTCCGATGACCCAGCAGGGAAGAGAGCCTCCAGGCCGACCGAAGACGAGGTAACCGAGGGGCGTCTTCTGGCCTCCTCTCCGCTCGCCATGTTTCCCCCACTTTGTTATGTTGTTTTGGATATCACGGGGTTTTTGGAAAGATCAGTGTCAAGCTTGAtggatttgaaaaaaataaagcttcCGGTagtcactttcaaaataaaacaccctttGGTGGAAATCATGAATCTAGAAGATTTAGCTGGTGAATGAAAATGTACGTTTTGAAAAATCAAATCATGATTATGGAAccaccaaatacacaaaaaaggTTGTAGTTGGGaatttgaaacaaaaacaattattgTGGCATATTTGGCAAGAA
It includes:
- the retreg2 gene encoding reticulophagy regulator 2; amino-acid sequence: MASGEEARRRPSVTSSSVGLEALFPAGSSEQASGDVNPELVRLRERLQGWLSQYEPLLLWVQRLLVWERPLYSISVALTLNTLFWLLSSTSLRPLFLLSMSLLGLMLLERWKPKLPIITVQHAEAHPVQSETMSGEQRLLSIPELSHHLAESYLTCCLYLQEMLQYKRQNHGKFCMMMCSGCFVLAVVGHYVPGIMISYIIVLSVLLWPLVVYHELIQRMYTGLEPILMKLDYSMKGDTEHRKHDKRKVKKEMDEGDEPRAETESESEEELSCFAPTVDVKTTALAMAITDSELSDEEASILESGGFSVSRATTPQLTDFSEDLDQQSLHSDPEESYLRDLPEFPSVEEFPSMEHNLLHFPLRGPSQGDGAQAAAQSEGELLSPASLLIQHLASPLHFVNTHFNGHGRPPGGEQGVLPVPAAGEEAGKQGGEEKVAQGAQRSLEALSEEIVSTAISTVVQNTLSALLRSSEASEEPSLAEFLPTETPPGALETATQPTDATADTTIATVGALGADEDLDEAITKESGDGEEIPDDTLVPTEEEDFELLDQSELELLDEGLGLSSDRQVVGGASGAPETPPSPKHQPQS
- the mdh1b gene encoding putative malate dehydrogenase 1B yields the protein MAKFVLAGKTDCPLYAKAELLADCLQRCLPNFRIHKISVHPDEWREWLEATCKGNGWKHEQSPLVWRELVAQGGKGMLIGGFNEFLEHCQDYYSITSDMPTEIMLSVAAENLETKLNLIVEEQHRVGLIKPLHIWISGALSPVCYFLIPNLLSAVVFPHVSAISLHLLDLEGNKEGLQRLRMNTEDLALSLLHQVTIHTDLEQAFQEADVILLLDEGWSDDSDSGNKNEEEKKRINRISDRCKEYGQLIDMRANKEVKVIVSGDSFVNLRCSLLLDNACSINSHQFVAVATQLENEARAIIAKKLKVKSSDITNVIVWGNISGSFYIDLQRAKVFNYDGAIKGPAFFSQPVQKILYESKWLETDFQDLVCCQRAAVASKTCRAAAMSAANGILAVLKAWNGICGSNEVFSMGVLCSGYFNVPDGIVLSVPVTFRDGKWSVLFDVTVGHKLKERLQLSATELTQEKELGSENCRMQNKDVS